The following proteins are co-located in the Billgrantia tianxiuensis genome:
- a CDS encoding histone deacetylase family protein produces the protein MAEPNSVIAFYDERVLSHQPDTDAPFLPNRMERRIRQLLASLNVPWKYPEHAGRLGAILNLLELEPVPGLCFESGKPATREQLGRVHTSSYLSHIFDLRGKNAWLDVDTTAVSAGSVDAAEVAAGTTIAAVEAVMQGRSKSAFALVRPPGHHAEPVRARGFCLFNNVAVAAAHARAELGCERVLIVDWDAHHANGTQDIFWADPNVMLFDIHRASPFYPGTGNLEDVGVGLGEGTTVNVPMPAGAGDQAYLKAFEDILVPAANWFQPDLILVSAGFDPHPFDLALNVSYEGFAVMTSMLQTLAHQHCGGRLVFVLEGGYHLLSLSRGVRTVLAVLAGEAAPSPGLIGVAEAKAAAAFHRQAFISEDPDSPT, from the coding sequence GTGGCCGAGCCCAACAGCGTCATCGCCTTTTATGACGAGCGCGTCCTGTCCCACCAGCCGGATACCGACGCACCTTTCCTGCCCAACCGCATGGAGCGGCGCATCCGCCAGCTCCTTGCGTCGCTCAATGTCCCCTGGAAATATCCGGAACACGCCGGACGGCTGGGTGCCATTCTCAACCTCCTCGAACTCGAACCGGTCCCCGGCCTATGCTTCGAGAGCGGCAAGCCGGCGACCAGGGAGCAGTTAGGACGCGTCCACACCAGTTCCTATCTCAGCCATATCTTCGATCTACGCGGCAAGAACGCCTGGCTAGACGTGGACACGACGGCGGTATCCGCCGGCAGCGTCGACGCGGCGGAGGTCGCCGCCGGCACGACCATCGCAGCGGTAGAAGCCGTCATGCAGGGGCGAAGCAAAAGTGCCTTCGCCCTGGTGCGACCACCCGGCCATCACGCCGAGCCCGTCCGTGCCCGTGGCTTCTGCCTGTTCAACAACGTGGCGGTGGCCGCGGCCCATGCCAGGGCCGAGCTGGGCTGCGAACGCGTACTGATCGTCGACTGGGACGCCCATCACGCCAACGGCACCCAGGATATCTTCTGGGCCGACCCCAACGTGATGCTCTTCGATATCCACCGTGCCTCGCCCTTCTATCCTGGCACCGGTAACCTCGAGGATGTCGGCGTGGGCCTCGGTGAAGGCACCACTGTCAATGTGCCCATGCCGGCAGGCGCCGGCGACCAGGCCTACCTCAAGGCCTTCGAGGATATCCTGGTTCCCGCGGCGAACTGGTTCCAGCCGGACCTGATTCTGGTCTCAGCCGGCTTCGACCCCCATCCGTTCGACCTTGCGCTCAACGTTTCCTATGAGGGCTTTGCCGTCATGACTAGCATGCTACAGACGCTGGCCCACCAGCATTGCGGTGGACGGCTGGTCTTCGTACTGGAAGGCGGATATCACTTGCTCTCACTGTCTCGCGGCGTGAGAACGGTACTGGCCGTATTGGCTGGCGAAGCAGCCCCCTCGCCTGGGCTCATCGGCGTTGCCGAAGCCAAGGCAGCGGCCGCCTTCCACCGCCAGGCCTTCATCTCGGAGGATCCCGACTCGCCAACTTGA
- a CDS encoding peroxiredoxin, translated as MPISVGDKIPNVTIKTNGPDGPENISTGELFAGKRVVLFGVPGAFTPGCSNTHMPGFVIKADKVLEKVDTLACMAVNDAFVMRAWQKDQNAEAILMLADGNAEFTHALGMEKDASGACMGVRSLRFALIAEDGVVTYVGIDTERGVVDKSSVDTILAHLQG; from the coding sequence ATGCCCATTTCCGTAGGCGACAAGATCCCCAACGTCACCATCAAGACCAACGGCCCCGACGGGCCCGAGAACATTTCCACCGGCGAACTCTTCGCTGGCAAGCGCGTCGTGCTGTTCGGCGTACCCGGCGCCTTCACTCCAGGCTGTTCCAACACCCATATGCCCGGCTTCGTCATCAAGGCCGACAAGGTGCTGGAAAAGGTCGACACCCTGGCCTGCATGGCGGTCAATGACGCCTTCGTGATGCGCGCCTGGCAGAAGGACCAGAACGCCGAGGCGATCCTGATGCTGGCCGACGGCAACGCCGAATTCACCCATGCCCTGGGCATGGAAAAGGACGCCAGTGGCGCCTGCATGGGCGTGCGCAGCCTGCGCTTCGCGCTGATCGCCGAGGATGGCGTGGTGACCTACGTGGGCATCGACACCGAGCGAGGCGTGGTCGATAAGAGCAGCGTGGATACCATACTGGCTCATCTACAGGGCTGA
- a CDS encoding LysR family transcriptional regulator gives MNPSIKQLRAFVAVAQSSSLAEASERIHLSQPAISIALRKLEETVGGALFSRATRQLSLTPEGEAFLPVAVRLLHDWSEAFEDLGERFSKQRGKVTVAALPTLAAGLLPGIIATFHARYPRINLSLHDVLAEQVSQLVREGRADLGLSVAPHDTEELAFEPVLVDRYVAVCPSGHPLLEQESVAWKQLAGHPFIGISRLSSSRQDIDRIMAEVGAPLSILCDASQIATVGRMVAAGLGISVLPQLSFRQIATDGIAYRPLTAPDVERPLGIVIRHRHPLSASASALRAMIQESTLDPGG, from the coding sequence ATGAATCCAAGCATCAAGCAGCTGCGTGCCTTCGTCGCCGTGGCCCAGTCGAGCAGCCTCGCCGAAGCCAGCGAGCGGATCCATCTCTCCCAGCCGGCGATCTCCATCGCCCTGCGCAAGCTCGAGGAGACGGTGGGGGGCGCCCTGTTCTCGCGCGCCACGCGCCAGCTCAGCCTGACCCCCGAGGGCGAGGCCTTCCTGCCGGTGGCGGTACGCCTGCTCCATGACTGGTCCGAGGCCTTCGAGGATCTCGGCGAGCGCTTTTCCAAACAGCGCGGCAAGGTCACCGTGGCCGCCCTTCCCACCCTGGCGGCGGGGCTGCTGCCGGGCATCATCGCCACCTTTCACGCCCGTTACCCACGCATCAACCTGAGCCTGCACGACGTGCTGGCCGAGCAGGTCAGCCAGCTGGTGCGCGAGGGGCGCGCCGACCTGGGCCTGTCGGTGGCCCCTCATGACACCGAGGAGCTGGCCTTCGAGCCGGTGCTAGTGGACCGCTACGTGGCGGTCTGCCCCAGCGGCCACCCGTTGCTCGAACAAGAGAGCGTGGCCTGGAAGCAGCTGGCCGGACACCCTTTCATCGGCATCAGCCGCCTCTCCAGTTCGCGCCAGGATATCGACCGCATCATGGCCGAGGTGGGCGCACCGCTTTCGATCCTGTGCGATGCCAGCCAGATCGCCACCGTAGGCCGCATGGTCGCCGCCGGGCTCGGCATCAGCGTGCTGCCACAGCTGAGCTTTCGCCAGATCGCCACCGACGGCATCGCATATCGGCCGTTGACGGCACCCGACGTGGAAAGACCGCTGGGTATCGTCATACGCCACCGTCACCCACTCTCGGCCTCGGCCTCGGCGCTGCGCGCGATGATTCAGGAGTCGACCCTGGATCCAGGCGGCTAG
- a CDS encoding TAXI family TRAP transporter solute-binding subunit, producing MKPMLKMKTLLTVMAASATLVTAAATVQADERLLIGSTSSSSSHYGYFVAVNQIINSQVEGVSASVAETGATVDNLRRLSRNQIDMGLVTTNTGYHAYAGQEDFDGRPVDSRLLWVYTVAPQNVVMRQDAGVSTLADLEGVRFNPGITGSATESTTEAVLETLGIAPDYVRGSTTDVVDSIKDGRIMGYAKSGVGNKLDGSTMDIATFTPINVLSLSDEQADTLRSEMPDLAVVDIPEGAGEGVPAYTTWAFGVAVHAHPDLDEETAYRIVKAVMENPSHRPTPSPRYATPTWRR from the coding sequence ATGAAGCCAATGCTAAAGATGAAGACCCTGCTGACTGTCATGGCAGCCAGCGCCACGCTCGTTACCGCTGCCGCCACCGTTCAGGCTGATGAGCGCCTGCTGATCGGTTCGACTTCCAGTTCGTCGAGCCACTACGGTTACTTCGTCGCCGTCAACCAGATCATCAACAGCCAGGTCGAGGGTGTGAGCGCCTCGGTGGCGGAAACCGGCGCCACCGTCGACAACCTGCGCCGACTGAGCCGCAACCAGATCGACATGGGCCTGGTCACCACCAACACCGGCTATCACGCTTACGCCGGCCAGGAGGACTTCGATGGCCGCCCGGTCGACAGCCGCCTGCTGTGGGTCTATACCGTGGCGCCGCAGAACGTGGTGATGCGCCAGGATGCCGGTGTCTCGACCCTCGCGGATCTGGAGGGCGTGCGCTTCAACCCGGGCATCACCGGTTCGGCCACCGAGAGCACCACCGAGGCTGTGCTCGAGACGCTCGGCATTGCCCCGGACTATGTGCGCGGCTCGACTACCGATGTGGTCGATTCCATCAAGGATGGCCGCATCATGGGCTATGCCAAGTCGGGAGTGGGCAACAAGCTCGATGGTTCGACCATGGACATTGCCACCTTCACGCCGATCAACGTGCTGTCGCTCTCCGACGAGCAGGCCGACACCCTGCGCAGCGAGATGCCCGACCTGGCCGTGGTCGACATTCCCGAGGGCGCGGGGGAGGGCGTTCCGGCCTACACCACCTGGGCCTTCGGCGTGGCCGTGCACGCCCACCCGGACCTCGACGAGGAGACCGCCTACCGGATCGTCAAGGCGGTAATGGAGAACCCGAGCCACAGGCCAACGCCTTCTCCGCGGTACGCGACGCCGACCTGGCGCAGATGA
- a CDS encoding GFA family protein: protein MKDGMSARGSCLCGAVKVAVAVNKQNVGACHCDMCRTWGGGPLLALESVSDVEIEGEENVTVYASSDWAERGFCRRCGTHLFYRLKAGDHYAIPVGLVDGGEAWNFDSQIFIDQKPEYYRFANETHNMTGQEVFDAYQGS from the coding sequence ATGAAAGACGGGATGAGTGCACGCGGCAGCTGCCTTTGCGGTGCGGTAAAAGTCGCCGTGGCAGTGAACAAGCAGAACGTCGGCGCCTGCCATTGCGACATGTGCCGCACCTGGGGCGGCGGACCGCTGCTGGCGCTGGAGTCGGTCAGCGATGTCGAGATCGAAGGCGAGGAGAACGTCACGGTCTATGCTTCATCGGATTGGGCCGAGCGCGGCTTCTGCCGGCGTTGCGGCACCCATCTCTTCTACCGCCTCAAGGCCGGCGACCATTACGCCATTCCCGTGGGCCTGGTCGATGGCGGCGAAGCATGGAACTTCGACAGCCAGATCTTCATCGATCAGAAACCCGAGTACTACCGCTTTGCCAACGAGACCCACAACATGACCGGCCAGGAAGTCTTCGATGCCTACCAGGGCAGTTGA